A stretch of the Staphylococcus sp. NRL 16/872 genome encodes the following:
- a CDS encoding N-acetylglucosaminidase, whose product MKKYNHLKFPIILLILGLIALVILLIFNKTNILRSDLNYHFQEAVRKQTQSDLVNTIDKNGDFTPASNTEVEQAMQIKKNDNNLKYMDISQKVPMSKEEVTHMLKGQGVLENQANAFMEAQDKYSVNILYLISHARVETANGKSELAQGIKDGEKEYYNFFGIGAFDEDAVHTGKSYAKEQQWTSPRKAILGGAKFIQTTYFDNEQRTLYQMRWNPQNPGQHQYASDIEWPDKIATYMKEYYDHFGIKKDKIRRNYYISKN is encoded by the coding sequence ATGAAGAAATATAACCATTTAAAATTTCCAATTATTTTGCTAATACTAGGATTAATTGCGTTAGTAATATTATTGATTTTTAATAAAACGAATATTTTGAGAAGTGACCTCAATTATCATTTTCAAGAAGCAGTGCGCAAACAAACACAGTCAGATCTTGTGAATACAATCGATAAAAACGGTGACTTCACTCCAGCAAGCAATACTGAAGTGGAACAGGCTATGCAAATTAAGAAGAATGATAATAATTTAAAATATATGGATATTTCTCAAAAAGTGCCGATGTCAAAAGAAGAAGTGACCCATATGCTTAAAGGGCAAGGGGTTTTAGAGAACCAGGCTAATGCATTTATGGAAGCGCAAGATAAGTATAGTGTGAATATACTTTACTTGATTAGTCACGCAAGAGTGGAAACTGCTAATGGTAAATCTGAGCTTGCTCAAGGAATCAAAGACGGAGAGAAAGAATATTATAATTTCTTCGGAATTGGAGCTTTCGATGAGGATGCTGTACATACTGGTAAAAGTTATGCCAAAGAACAACAGTGGACATCACCGCGTAAAGCGATTTTAGGTGGTGCTAAGTTTATTCAAACAACTTACTTTGACAATGAACAACGCACACTTTATCAAATGCGTTGGAATCCACAGAACCCAGGACAACATCAATATGCCAGTGATATTGAATGGCCTGATAAAATAGCTACGTATATGAAAGAATATTATGACCATTTTGGCATTAAAAAAGATAAAATAAGACGTAATTATTACATATCCAAAAATTGA